A region of Planktomarina temperata RCA23 DNA encodes the following proteins:
- a CDS encoding DsbE family thiol:disulfide interchange protein: MRKLLLALPVVIFAVFAGLAFVGMQREDPEGLPSAIAGQQAPKVQLDPLEGHVPFAQADLTSGGVKLVNFWASWCAPCRAEHPTLMDFSDRGIPVYGVNYKDNPAKARAFLAELGNPYALAGADPQARMALDWGVYGLPETFVLAPDGTVIMRVTGPLTARNLQTRVMPALAEAGLEF; encoded by the coding sequence ATGCGTAAACTGCTGTTGGCATTGCCGGTTGTGATCTTTGCAGTATTTGCTGGGCTGGCCTTTGTTGGGATGCAGCGAGAGGATCCAGAGGGCCTGCCAAGCGCCATCGCAGGCCAGCAGGCACCGAAAGTCCAGCTCGATCCCCTGGAGGGGCATGTGCCCTTTGCACAGGCGGATTTGACCAGCGGCGGGGTGAAATTGGTTAATTTCTGGGCCAGCTGGTGCGCACCCTGCCGGGCTGAGCATCCAACACTGATGGATTTTTCCGATCGCGGCATTCCGGTGTATGGCGTGAACTATAAAGACAACCCTGCCAAAGCACGCGCTTTTTTGGCGGAACTGGGCAATCCTTATGCTTTGGCCGGAGCGGATCCTCAGGCGAGGATGGCGCTGGATTGGGGGGTTTATGGCTTGCCGGAGACCTTTGTTCTGGCACCCGATGGAACTGTGATCATGCGTGTGACTGGCCCGCTGACGGCGCGCAATTTGCAAACGCGTGTGATGCCGGCGCTGGCAGAGGCAGGGTTGGAATTCTAA
- the ccmD gene encoding heme exporter protein CcmD gives MMPDLGKYALEVNSSYALSLLALAAITGLYLRRSRAVKRALAAQEAAQDA, from the coding sequence ATGATGCCAGATCTGGGAAAATATGCCTTAGAAGTCAACAGTTCCTATGCGCTGAGCCTCTTGGCTCTCGCGGCAATCACTGGGCTCTATCTGCGGCGCAGCCGTGCAGTAAAGCGCGCTTTGGCAGCGCAGGAGGCGGCTCAGGATGCGTAA
- the secD gene encoding protein translocase subunit SecD, with the protein MLHIEGWKRVVIWATCALGLLFALPNGFYGQVESYNDAQEAGQEATGWPSFLPSGLVNLGLDLRGGAHLLGEVKLEEVYTTRLEGFWPEVRNALRDERATIGAIRQQEGGAGELVVRIGNPEQMDRAIEVVQTLARPLASLTGGMTDDIVVSALGNNLIVTLSEAEQLATDDRTMAQSLEIIRRRVDEAGTREPTIQRQGKDRILIQVPGLGSAQELKDLIGVPALLTFQTVVGRSSNPNGATGVGNELLPAADNPDLYYILERTPVVTGEELTDAQPSFDRNGRPAVNFRFNTSGARKFGQYTTDHVGEPFAIVLDDQVISAPVIEVPITGGSGIITGNFDVAESTRLATLLRAGSLPASLEFLEERTVGPELGQDSIDAGKIACLVGFAAVLIFMFLSYGTFGIFANIALLINVGLMFGLLSMIGATLTLPGIAGIVLTIGMAVDANVLVFERIREELKTAKGPARAIELGYEKALSAIVDANITTFLTAAILFIMGAGPVKGFAVTLGLGIITSVFTAIFVTRAMVVIWFERRKPKTLEV; encoded by the coding sequence ATGTTGCATATCGAAGGTTGGAAGCGGGTCGTGATTTGGGCGACCTGCGCGCTTGGGCTGCTTTTTGCCCTGCCCAATGGCTTCTATGGCCAAGTTGAATCCTATAATGACGCCCAAGAGGCGGGGCAGGAGGCCACAGGCTGGCCATCCTTCCTTCCGTCGGGGTTGGTCAATCTTGGACTTGATTTGCGTGGTGGTGCGCATTTGCTTGGCGAGGTGAAGCTCGAGGAAGTCTATACCACTCGGCTCGAAGGCTTCTGGCCAGAAGTGCGCAATGCCCTGCGCGACGAGCGTGCGACGATCGGTGCGATCCGCCAGCAGGAAGGCGGTGCCGGCGAACTTGTCGTGCGTATTGGCAACCCTGAGCAAATGGATCGCGCTATAGAAGTGGTGCAAACCCTGGCGCGCCCTTTGGCTTCGCTGACCGGTGGGATGACCGACGATATTGTCGTTTCGGCGCTTGGCAATAATTTGATTGTCACCCTATCAGAGGCTGAGCAACTGGCGACTGATGATCGAACCATGGCACAATCCCTAGAGATTATTCGTCGCCGGGTGGATGAGGCGGGCACGCGAGAGCCGACCATCCAGCGCCAAGGCAAAGACCGGATCTTGATCCAGGTGCCCGGCCTTGGCTCGGCGCAAGAGCTCAAGGATCTGATTGGGGTTCCTGCGCTTTTGACGTTTCAAACTGTCGTTGGCAGGTCCAGCAATCCAAATGGAGCAACTGGTGTCGGCAATGAGCTATTGCCCGCAGCCGATAATCCAGACTTATATTATATTTTAGAGCGAACCCCTGTGGTTACGGGTGAAGAGCTCACCGATGCTCAGCCGTCTTTTGATCGAAATGGCCGCCCGGCGGTGAACTTCCGCTTCAACACCTCGGGCGCGCGAAAATTCGGACAATATACAACTGACCATGTGGGCGAGCCATTTGCGATTGTGCTTGATGATCAGGTGATCTCAGCACCGGTGATTGAGGTGCCAATCACGGGGGGCTCTGGTATCATTACGGGCAATTTTGATGTAGCAGAAAGCACGCGGCTGGCCACATTATTGCGGGCGGGCTCACTGCCGGCGAGCTTGGAGTTTCTCGAAGAGCGCACTGTGGGGCCAGAATTGGGGCAAGACAGTATTGATGCGGGAAAAATCGCCTGTCTTGTTGGGTTTGCCGCCGTGTTGATCTTTATGTTTCTCTCCTATGGCACCTTCGGGATCTTCGCCAATATTGCGCTGTTGATCAACGTAGGGTTGATGTTTGGGCTTTTGTCGATGATCGGCGCTACGTTGACCCTGCCGGGGATTGCGGGGATTGTGCTGACCATTGGGATGGCGGTGGATGCCAATGTGCTGGTGTTTGAACGCATTCGCGAGGAATTGAAAACCGCCAAAGGCCCGGCGCGGGCTATTGAGCTGGGCTATGAAAAAGCGCTCTCAGCTATTGTTGATGCCAATATTACGACATTTTTGACCGCCGCCATCCTTTTCATTATGGGGGCCGGCCCGGTCAAAGGTTTTGCCGTCACGCTGGGTCTGGGGATCATCACCTCGGTTTTCACAGCGATCTTTGTGACAAGGGCCATGGTTGTGATCTGGTTTGAACGGCGCAAGCCAAAAACACTGGAGGTGTAG
- the ccmA gene encoding heme ABC exporter ATP-binding protein CcmA gives MLQVSNLSVARGGMTLLCGVDFSLSAGQILVLRGANGLGKTSLLRCIAGLQDPVEGQITAPETVAYSGHADGLKGQMTVLENLAFWASIYHGPSPDVALDSYDLRALADRPAANLSAGQKRRLGLARMQVSGCALWVMDEPTVSLDAHNVALFRAVLDRHVHSGGAAVITTHIDLEIASAQLLDLTRFKARGLSGSSAFEEALE, from the coding sequence ATGCTGCAAGTCTCAAACCTAAGCGTGGCGCGGGGGGGGATGACATTGCTCTGCGGGGTTGATTTTTCGCTCAGTGCTGGACAGATTTTGGTGCTGCGAGGGGCCAATGGGCTTGGCAAAACCAGTCTGTTGCGGTGTATTGCCGGGCTGCAAGACCCGGTGGAGGGGCAGATCACCGCGCCTGAGACAGTGGCCTATTCGGGCCATGCAGACGGTCTAAAGGGCCAAATGACCGTGCTGGAAAATCTTGCGTTTTGGGCATCCATTTATCATGGGCCAAGCCCGGATGTGGCGCTAGATTCCTATGATCTGCGCGCATTGGCCGATCGGCCGGCCGCCAATCTCTCTGCTGGACAAAAACGCCGCCTCGGTTTGGCGCGTATGCAGGTCAGTGGCTGCGCGCTTTGGGTGATGGATGAGCCGACGGTGTCGCTGGACGCGCATAACGTGGCATTGTTTCGCGCGGTGCTTGATCGGCATGTGCACAGCGGCGGTGCCGCCGTGATCACCACCCATATTGACCTAGAGATTGCGTCAGCGCAGCTGTTGGATCTAACCCGCTTTAAGGCGCGCGGGCTATCTGGCAGTTCGGCCTTTGAGGAGGCCTTGGAATGA
- the acnA gene encoding aconitate hydratase AcnA, translated as MTVVVGQDTAKTRRTLTVGSKSIAYYSIPAAQAAGLGDFSRLPAALKVVLENMLRFEDGKTVSVDDIKAFAEWGAKGGKNPREIAYRPARVLMQDFTGVPAVVDLAAMRDGIVALGGDPEKINPLNPVDLVIDHSVMIDEFGTPRAFQMNVDREYERNMERYTFLKWGQSAFNNFRVVPPGTGICHQVNLEYLSQTVWTDQDQNGQEVAYPDTLVGTDSHTTMVNGAAVLGWGVGGIEAEAAMLGQPISMLIPEVVGFELTGAMMEGTTGTDLVLKVVEMLRARGVVGKFVEFYGTGLDNLPLADRATIANMAPEYGATCGFFPIDDETIRYLHATGRDEDRVALVEAYAKENGFWRDETYAPIYTDTLHLDMGTIVPAISGPKRPQDFVALTEGQNAFRREMEETFKRPMGKKIAVAGEEYTMESGKVVIASITSCTNTSNPYVMIGAGLVARKAAALGMDSKPWVKTSLAPGSQVVSAYLEAADLQKDLDAVGFNLVGYGCTTCIGNSGPLQPEISAAISEGDLVATAVLSGNRNFEGRISPDVRANYLASPPLVVAYALAGTLDINLATDVIGQDRDGNDVYLKDIWPTTQEVAEMVEATVTREAFLSKYADVFKGDEKWQAVDVTNQKTYDWPAASTYVQNPPYFQGITMETHKITDLEDAKVMAILGDMITTDHISPAGSFKDTTPAGKYLTERQVSPREFNSYGSRRGNHEVMMRGTFANIRIKNEMLDGVEGGYTLGPDGSQMAIFDAAMAYQEQGTPLVIFGGEQYGAGSSRDWAAKGTALLGVKAVIAESFERIHRSNLVGMGVIPFELTGGDTRKSLGLKGDETVSIHGLEGVKPLQEVPAEITMSDGSVKSITLKCRIDTEVEIDYIENGGVLHYVLRNLAKAA; from the coding sequence ATGACCGTAGTTGTTGGGCAGGACACTGCTAAAACACGCCGCACTTTGACTGTGGGCAGCAAAAGCATCGCTTATTATTCAATTCCCGCAGCTCAGGCCGCAGGATTGGGTGACTTCTCACGTCTTCCCGCCGCCCTAAAAGTGGTGTTGGAAAATATGCTGCGGTTCGAGGACGGAAAGACCGTATCTGTTGACGATATTAAGGCCTTTGCCGAATGGGGCGCAAAAGGTGGGAAAAACCCGCGCGAAATTGCCTATCGCCCGGCCCGCGTTTTGATGCAGGATTTTACCGGCGTGCCAGCCGTGGTTGATCTTGCCGCGATGCGCGATGGGATTGTCGCTCTTGGGGGGGATCCTGAAAAGATCAACCCGCTAAACCCGGTGGATCTGGTGATTGACCATTCGGTCATGATCGATGAATTTGGCACCCCCCGCGCCTTTCAAATGAATGTTGATCGGGAATATGAGCGCAATATGGAGCGCTATACCTTCCTAAAATGGGGTCAATCGGCCTTTAACAACTTCCGCGTTGTCCCGCCCGGCACTGGCATCTGCCACCAGGTTAATCTCGAATACTTATCCCAAACAGTGTGGACCGACCAAGACCAGAACGGTCAAGAGGTTGCCTATCCTGATACTTTGGTCGGCACCGACAGCCACACGACTATGGTCAATGGCGCGGCGGTCTTGGGCTGGGGTGTTGGCGGTATTGAGGCTGAAGCGGCCATGCTGGGTCAACCTATTTCAATGCTGATCCCAGAAGTTGTTGGCTTTGAGCTGACAGGGGCCATGATGGAAGGCACCACCGGCACGGATTTGGTGCTCAAAGTGGTCGAAATGCTGCGCGCACGCGGTGTTGTGGGTAAATTCGTAGAATTCTACGGCACGGGCCTCGACAATTTGCCCCTCGCAGATCGCGCAACCATCGCCAATATGGCTCCCGAATACGGCGCCACCTGCGGGTTTTTCCCGATCGACGACGAAACCATCCGCTATCTACATGCCACCGGCCGCGATGAAGATCGTGTGGCCTTGGTGGAAGCCTATGCAAAAGAAAATGGCTTCTGGCGCGATGAGACTTATGCGCCGATCTATACCGACACATTGCATCTGGACATGGGCACGATCGTGCCTGCAATTTCCGGCCCCAAACGTCCTCAGGATTTTGTCGCATTGACCGAGGGCCAAAATGCCTTCCGCCGCGAAATGGAAGAGACTTTCAAACGCCCCATGGGCAAGAAAATTGCAGTCGCTGGCGAAGAGTACACGATGGAATCGGGCAAAGTTGTGATTGCGTCCATCACCTCCTGCACCAATACCTCCAATCCCTATGTGATGATTGGCGCCGGTTTGGTTGCGCGCAAGGCAGCGGCTTTGGGGATGGACAGCAAACCTTGGGTGAAAACCTCCCTGGCCCCTGGCTCGCAAGTGGTCTCCGCCTATCTGGAAGCTGCTGATCTGCAAAAAGATCTTGATGCGGTCGGCTTCAACCTTGTTGGCTATGGGTGCACCACCTGCATCGGCAACTCCGGCCCGCTGCAACCAGAAATTTCTGCGGCCATTTCAGAGGGCGATCTCGTCGCCACTGCGGTGCTGTCCGGCAACAGAAACTTTGAAGGGCGCATCTCCCCAGATGTCCGCGCCAATTATCTGGCCTCGCCCCCCCTGGTGGTGGCCTATGCTTTGGCTGGCACTTTGGACATTAACTTGGCCACAGATGTGATTGGCCAAGACCGCGACGGCAATGACGTCTACCTCAAAGACATCTGGCCCACCACGCAAGAGGTTGCCGAAATGGTGGAAGCGACGGTGACCCGTGAGGCCTTCTTGTCGAAATATGCCGATGTGTTTAAGGGCGATGAGAAATGGCAGGCCGTGGATGTGACCAATCAAAAAACCTACGATTGGCCCGCCGCCTCGACCTATGTGCAAAATCCACCCTATTTCCAAGGCATTACGATGGAAACTCACAAGATCACCGATCTTGAGGACGCCAAGGTTATGGCAATTTTGGGTGATATGATCACCACGGATCATATCTCGCCCGCCGGCTCTTTCAAAGACACAACCCCAGCTGGTAAATATCTCACCGAGCGCCAAGTCAGCCCGCGAGAGTTCAACTCCTATGGCTCGCGTCGCGGCAATCACGAGGTGATGATGCGCGGCACCTTCGCCAATATCCGCATCAAGAATGAGATGCTCGATGGGGTCGAGGGCGGCTACACACTCGGTCCAGACGGAAGCCAAATGGCGATCTTTGACGCGGCAATGGCCTATCAGGAGCAAGGCACCCCATTGGTCATCTTTGGCGGCGAACAATATGGTGCCGGCTCCAGCCGCGATTGGGCGGCAAAAGGCACTGCGCTTTTGGGGGTTAAAGCCGTGATTGCGGAAAGCTTTGAGCGTATTCACCGCTCAAACCTGGTGGGCATGGGTGTTATTCCTTTTGAGCTCACAGGCGGGGATACCCGTAAGAGCCTTGGCCTCAAGGGCGATGAAACCGTCTCAATCCACGGCCTCGAAGGGGTCAAACCTCTGCAAGAGGTGCCCGCAGAAATCACCATGTCAGACGGCTCTGTTAAATCCATCACCCTAAAGTGCCGGATCGATACGGAAGTTGAGATTGATTACATCGAAAATGGCGGCGTGCTGCACTATGTGCTGCGCAACCTGGCCAAAGCCGCATAG
- a CDS encoding Mth938-like domain-containing protein, whose product MQLSEITFETGRPVDGYGPNFFRVAGEVFEGKLAILPGSCGPWAGFDDPSPFVDAAKDLDVVFVGTGAQIAHIPPNFRATLEGAGIGVEIMNSPTACRTYNILLSEGRRIGLALIPV is encoded by the coding sequence ATGCAGCTCTCTGAGATCACCTTTGAGACTGGCCGCCCGGTGGACGGCTATGGCCCGAATTTCTTTCGCGTTGCCGGTGAGGTCTTTGAGGGAAAATTGGCCATTCTGCCGGGGTCTTGCGGCCCTTGGGCTGGGTTTGATGATCCAAGCCCCTTTGTCGATGCGGCCAAGGACTTGGATGTGGTTTTCGTGGGAACGGGAGCGCAGATTGCCCATATTCCACCGAATTTTCGCGCCACACTTGAGGGGGCCGGAATAGGGGTGGAGATCATGAATTCGCCCACAGCCTGCCGCACCTATAATATTTTATTGTCTGAGGGCCGCCGCATTGGCTTGGCCCTGATCCCGGTCTAA
- the ccmB gene encoding heme exporter protein CcmB, whose translation MIQLFLRDVGLSVRSGGGFGLALIFYLIVVTLIPFALGPDQAGLAIIAPGVLWLGALLACLLSLDRIFGLDYEDGTLDLLATSPLPPEAVYIAKAAAHWLTTGLPLSLAAPVLGVLLNLDFETGKVLCLSLVLGTPALSLIGAFCASLTLGVKRGGLLLSLLVLPLYVPSLIFGAQAVRLAGQGLAYDVALVLLSAISLGAAAILPFASGAALRINLR comes from the coding sequence ATGATCCAATTGTTTTTGCGCGATGTTGGCTTGTCTGTGAGGTCTGGGGGCGGATTCGGCCTGGCCTTGATTTTCTATTTGATTGTAGTGACCTTGATCCCCTTCGCGCTTGGCCCAGATCAGGCAGGGCTGGCGATCATTGCACCGGGCGTTTTGTGGCTCGGGGCGCTTTTGGCCTGTCTGCTCTCATTGGATCGTATTTTTGGCCTCGATTATGAGGATGGCACGCTCGATCTCCTCGCGACGTCGCCCTTGCCGCCTGAGGCTGTCTATATCGCCAAGGCTGCAGCGCATTGGTTGACCACAGGCCTGCCCTTGTCTCTGGCCGCACCAGTCTTGGGCGTGTTGTTGAATCTCGACTTTGAAACCGGTAAAGTCCTGTGTCTGTCGCTCGTGTTGGGCACTCCGGCCTTGAGCTTGATTGGTGCCTTTTGCGCGAGTCTGACCCTCGGCGTCAAACGCGGAGGGCTGTTGCTCTCGCTTTTGGTTCTGCCGCTTTATGTGCCCAGTCTGATTTTTGGCGCGCAGGCGGTGCGATTGGCGGGGCAGGGGTTGGCCTATGATGTGGCTTTGGTGCTTTTATCGGCCATTTCGCTTGGGGCTGCGGCGATATTGCCCTTTGCATCTGGAGCCGCTTTGCGGATCAACTTAAGATGA
- a CDS encoding lysophospholipid acyltransferase family protein, producing the protein MAKTGKPRGTLRQKLGHAAIMAFFCGMWLVPYRLRNRWVGACLRGVLGRLLGYRKRVMDNLDLIYPDMPQDQKLKIADQVLDNAGRTFTENMFPAQFHAQNPEIKLHGAGLEAVLKAHKDGRPIMFYSGHFGNHEAFRAALFKHGIKVGGMVRRMANPYFDVQYKRMLDINGRGGPVFEADRYGTLAMLKSLKTGAALVLLLDLAVGHGITVHFMGRRVYCSVTAANFALKAKALFVPYFSMRNRDGDSFSVEIGAPIEHSDAETMTREATKSLEERVHADPGNWFWIHRRWKYRPPSE; encoded by the coding sequence ATGGCTAAAACTGGCAAACCGCGCGGAACACTGCGCCAAAAGCTCGGACATGCGGCGATCATGGCTTTTTTTTGCGGAATGTGGCTGGTGCCTTACCGGCTGCGTAATCGCTGGGTTGGCGCCTGTCTCCGCGGTGTATTGGGCCGCCTGCTTGGGTATCGCAAGCGGGTTATGGACAATCTGGACCTAATTTATCCCGATATGCCACAGGACCAAAAATTGAAGATTGCCGATCAGGTACTCGACAATGCTGGACGCACCTTTACGGAAAATATGTTCCCAGCGCAGTTTCACGCACAAAATCCCGAAATCAAGCTGCACGGCGCGGGGCTTGAGGCTGTGCTAAAGGCCCATAAGGACGGCCGTCCGATCATGTTTTATTCCGGGCATTTTGGGAATCATGAAGCCTTCCGTGCCGCGCTTTTCAAACATGGGATCAAGGTTGGGGGCATGGTTCGGCGCATGGCCAATCCCTATTTTGATGTGCAATATAAGCGTATGCTCGACATCAATGGGCGCGGTGGCCCAGTCTTTGAGGCCGACAGATACGGCACGTTGGCCATGTTGAAATCCTTGAAAACCGGCGCGGCGCTTGTCTTATTGCTCGACCTGGCTGTCGGCCACGGCATTACGGTGCATTTCATGGGGCGCCGGGTTTATTGCTCGGTGACAGCGGCAAATTTCGCACTGAAAGCAAAAGCCCTGTTTGTGCCCTATTTCTCAATGCGAAATCGGGATGGGGACAGTTTTAGCGTTGAGATCGGCGCGCCGATTGAGCACAGCGATGCCGAGACAATGACACGAGAAGCGACAAAATCCCTAGAAGAACGGGTGCATGCCGATCCGGGAAATTGGTTTTGGATCCATCGGCGCTGGAAATATCGCCCGCCTTCAGAGTAA
- a CDS encoding DUF1223 domain-containing protein, whose protein sequence is MRLIAAQFLCLLTLIVPNFSYGQNAPVVVELFSSQGCSSCPPADEYLVELAQKRDIIALGWHVDYWDYIGWEDIFAHPAFTERQKAYARALNERMIYTPQFIVNGTESSVAGQRAEVAALIQKYEQLAPGADLSIRRMGTSYEITLQNAYYSGPYDVHLVSVSPLETVEIYRGENAGRRIDYANIVTEWHNLGRWDGLWPTTFETGVLGPGRYAVLVQYEDNGEIIIADWVN, encoded by the coding sequence ATGCGCCTCATTGCTGCACAATTTCTTTGCCTCCTCACGCTTATCGTCCCCAATTTTAGCTATGGGCAGAATGCGCCGGTGGTGGTTGAGCTGTTCTCCTCCCAAGGCTGCTCTTCCTGCCCACCGGCGGATGAATATTTGGTAGAGCTCGCCCAGAAAAGAGATATTATCGCTCTGGGATGGCATGTGGATTATTGGGATTATATCGGCTGGGAAGATATCTTTGCCCATCCCGCCTTTACAGAGCGCCAAAAAGCCTATGCGCGGGCGTTGAACGAGCGGATGATTTACACACCGCAATTTATCGTCAACGGGACCGAAAGCTCTGTTGCAGGCCAACGCGCGGAGGTCGCAGCTCTTATCCAAAAATATGAGCAATTGGCACCGGGGGCAGATCTATCCATCCGGCGGATGGGGACGTCCTATGAAATAACTTTGCAAAACGCTTATTATTCGGGTCCCTATGATGTCCATCTTGTGAGTGTTTCACCCTTGGAGACTGTCGAGATTTACCGGGGGGAGAATGCGGGGCGGCGCATAGATTATGCCAATATTGTGACCGAATGGCACAATCTAGGCCGCTGGGACGGCCTGTGGCCCACCACGTTTGAGACAGGGGTATTGGGGCCAGGGCGTTATGCTGTTTTGGTGCAATATGAAGATAATGGTGAGATTATCATCGCCGATTGGGTGAATTAG
- the secF gene encoding protein translocase subunit SecF — MRLRLVKQQTAFDFFEKWKLWLGVSALLVVLSIASTVTQGLNFGIDFKGGTTIRAESSTPIDVAAYRQAIEPLALGDVSIAEVFDPSFRDDQHVAQIRIQAQDGQEAVASDVVAQLESSLRNIAPDIRFPSVESVGPKVSGELIKSAVLAVVIAIAVVLIYIWLRFEWQFALGAVGALVHDVILTIGIFSALQIKFDLAIIAALLTIVGYSLNDTVVVFDRVRENLRRYKKKDLSDVLNLSINETLSRTVMTSVTTLLALISLFVLGGDVIRGFVFAMIWGVMVGTYSSVFVASSTLLRLGVKRDWSKPSNTDGNQFANIDA, encoded by the coding sequence ATGCGTTTAAGATTGGTAAAACAGCAAACAGCATTCGATTTCTTTGAAAAATGGAAATTGTGGCTGGGTGTGTCGGCGTTGCTCGTGGTGCTGTCCATTGCGTCAACCGTGACCCAAGGGCTGAATTTTGGCATTGATTTCAAAGGCGGCACGACCATCCGCGCCGAGAGCAGCACGCCGATTGATGTGGCCGCATACCGCCAAGCCATCGAGCCGCTGGCCCTGGGCGATGTGTCGATTGCTGAAGTGTTTGACCCCAGCTTCCGTGACGATCAGCATGTGGCGCAAATCCGCATCCAAGCGCAAGACGGGCAGGAGGCCGTGGCCTCAGACGTGGTGGCGCAGCTTGAAAGCTCCTTGCGCAATATTGCACCAGATATTCGTTTTCCTTCCGTGGAGTCGGTGGGGCCGAAGGTCTCTGGCGAGTTGATCAAATCCGCGGTCTTAGCTGTGGTGATCGCCATTGCCGTTGTGCTGATCTACATTTGGCTGCGCTTTGAATGGCAATTTGCGCTCGGCGCCGTGGGGGCTTTGGTGCATGACGTGATTTTGACCATCGGAATTTTCTCAGCCCTGCAAATCAAATTTGATCTGGCGATTATCGCGGCCTTGCTGACCATCGTCGGCTATTCGTTGAATGATACGGTGGTGGTGTTTGACCGGGTGCGGGAAAACCTGCGGCGCTATAAGAAGAAAGATTTGAGCGACGTGCTCAACCTGTCGATCAATGAGACCCTTAGCCGGACCGTGATGACCTCGGTGACGACCCTATTGGCGCTGATATCCCTTTTTGTGCTGGGTGGCGACGTGATCCGCGGGTTCGTCTTTGCGATGATTTGGGGTGTGATGGTTGGGACATATTCTTCGGTCTTTGTTGCCAGCTCCACGCTGCTGCGCTTGGGCGTGAAACGCGATTGGTCCAAGCCCAGCAATACGGATGGCAATCAATTTGCCAATATTGATGCGTAA
- the ccmC gene encoding heme ABC transporter permease CcmC: MNNRPIAPRFWDRFWRLANPKVFMGWSGRLLPWIAAAAALSLCSGLIWGYFLTPDDMRQGSTVKIIYLHVPAALMAINGYLLMFVGALVWLIRRQHVSVLAAKAAAPVGMVMTLIALTTGAIWGQPMWGTYWVWDPRLTSFLILFLFYVGYIALWAAIEDEDSAADLTSVLAIVGAVFAMLSRYAVLFWNQGLHQGTTVTVADGAKQENISNVFFQPLLLSMAGFGLLFLTLLLVGTRTEVRSRRLKVLQARERME; this comes from the coding sequence ATGAACAACAGACCAATTGCGCCGAGATTTTGGGACAGGTTTTGGCGTTTGGCCAATCCGAAAGTCTTTATGGGCTGGTCTGGTCGTCTCCTGCCCTGGATTGCGGCCGCGGCTGCGTTATCTCTGTGTTCTGGATTGATTTGGGGTTATTTTTTGACGCCAGATGATATGCGGCAGGGCTCGACTGTGAAGATCATCTATCTGCATGTGCCGGCCGCTTTGATGGCGATCAACGGGTATCTGCTCATGTTTGTGGGGGCGCTGGTCTGGTTGATCCGCCGGCAGCATGTCTCTGTTCTCGCGGCCAAGGCGGCAGCTCCCGTGGGCATGGTGATGACACTGATCGCCCTGACCACCGGGGCTATTTGGGGGCAGCCGATGTGGGGCACCTATTGGGTTTGGGATCCCCGGTTGACCAGTTTTTTGATCCTCTTTTTATTCTATGTGGGCTATATCGCCCTGTGGGCGGCGATTGAGGATGAAGACTCGGCGGCAGATTTAACCTCGGTCTTGGCGATTGTGGGAGCGGTTTTTGCCATGTTGAGCCGATACGCGGTGCTGTTTTGGAATCAAGGGCTACACCAAGGCACAACCGTAACCGTGGCCGATGGGGCGAAACAGGAAAATATTTCTAATGTCTTTTTCCAGCCGCTGCTCCTATCGATGGCCGGGTTTGGGCTGTTGTTTTTGACATTGTTGTTGGTTGGCACGCGCACGGAGGTACGGTCGCGTCGGCTGAAGGTATTGCAAGCACGGGAGCGGATGGAATGA
- the yajC gene encoding preprotein translocase subunit YajC, with protein sequence MDTLSTFMFPMLIIGIFYLLVFRPQQKKMKEHQSMVNNLAKGDEVVTAGGLIGKVTKVKADSNEIEVELAKDIRVNVVQATIADVRSKPKPAS encoded by the coding sequence ATGGACACTTTAAGCACATTCATGTTTCCGATGCTCATCATCGGTATTTTCTATTTGTTGGTTTTTCGCCCACAGCAGAAAAAGATGAAAGAACATCAAAGTATGGTGAACAACCTGGCCAAAGGCGATGAGGTCGTGACAGCCGGCGGCTTGATTGGCAAAGTGACCAAAGTCAAAGCCGACAGCAATGAAATTGAAGTTGAACTGGCCAAAGATATTCGGGTCAATGTGGTGCAAGCCACCATCGCCGACGTGCGCAGCAAGCCCAAGCCTGCCAGCTAA